The following proteins are encoded in a genomic region of Pectinophora gossypiella chromosome 6, ilPecGoss1.1, whole genome shotgun sequence:
- the LOC126367483 gene encoding fringe glycosyltransferase produces the protein MGGRTMIKAAAVLITLGYCSLLVYQGGATYNSIESRPGQVNSIGSIESRPGHMHLVEFDNVLLKTLSSGQNKTKTEVSETDENNSKKKPIKVLQLTESNDGLLVKPILSEFNNKGENKIVLSDIFISVKTSTAYENTRLPIILKTWFQLAKEQIWFFTDVANATQQRMAGGHIISTKCHQGHQLLPLCCKTAQEYDTFLKSGKKWFCHFDDDNYVNVPQLVKVLQRYDPQKDWYLGRNSISYPLKMGKTISKKKRLYFSFMFATFGAGVCISRSLALKMIPIASANRFIGLCHRIKMPDDVTMGYIIEVLVKQKLTIVPEFHSHLENLKTMNPETFRDQISLSYSSDNTVNVSGFDNVTDPTRIYSLHCTLFPYFDICRNRDTIPLPPTPTRRPKKRKKKIKLNEKMYYYKYQRKRTPRESDEDEDSPVNAYRNVTTSKID, from the exons ATGGGCGGGCGCACGATGATTAAAGCCGCAGCCGTGCTGATAACGCTAGGGTACTGCAGCCTCCTGGTTTACCAAGGCGGAGCGACTTACAATTCCATAGAAAGTCGACCGGGCCAAGTGAACTCCATAGGATCCATAGAAAGTCGACCGGGGCATATGCATTTGGTGGAATTTGACAACGTCCTATTGAAAACACTAAGCAGTGGACAGAACAAAACCAAAACCGAAGTGTCAGAGACCgacgaaaataattcaaaaaagaaACCAATAAAGGTATTGCAATTGACAGAATCCAACGACGGTCTGCTGGTGAAACCAATTTTATCGGAGTTCAATAATAAAGGTGAAAATAAAATAGTGCTAAGTGATATTTTCATTAGTGTCAAAACATCAACAGCGTACGAAAACACAAGGTTACCTATAATATTGAAGACATGGTTCCAGCTGGCGAAAGAACAG ATATGGTTCTTCACAGATGTAGCAAATGCGACTCAACAAAGAATGGCAG GTGGTCATATTATAAGCACAAAATGTCATCAAGGCCATCAACTGCTACCTCTCTGCTGCAAAACTGCCCAAGAGTACGACACCTTCTTGAAAAGCGGCAAAAA ATGGTTCTGTCACTTCGACGATGACAACTACGTGAATGTACCGCAGCTGGTGAAGGTCCTACAGAGATATGATCCACAAAAAGACTGGTACCTCGGCCGCAACTCGATCAGTTACCCTCTCAAGATGGGTAAGACGATCAGTAAAAAG AAAAGACTGTACTTCTCCTTCATGTTTGCTACCTTTGGTGCTGGTGTGTGTATAAGCAGAAGTCTGGCGCTTAAAATGATACCAATAGCGAG tGCCAACAGATTTATCGGTCTTTGTCACCGAATTAAAATGCCGGATGATGTTACCATGGGATATATTATAG AAGTGTTGGTGAAGCAGAAATTGACGATAGTTCCGGAGTTCCACTCGCACCTTGAGAACTTAAAGACTATGAATCCAGAGACATTCCGAGACCAGATCTCTTTGTCTTACAGCAGCGACAACACAGTCAACGTCAGCGGCTTTGACAATGTAACAGATCCTACTAG GATATATTCGCTGCATTGTACCCTCTTCCCGTACTTCGATATCTGTCGAAACAGAGATACTATACCACTTCCTCCCACGCCAACACGAAGACCTAAAAAGcgtaagaaaaaaattaaactaaatgaaaagatgtattattataaatatcaaaGAAAACGCACCCCGAGAGAGAGTGATGAAGATGAAGACTCCCCTGTAAACGCGTATCGAAATGTAACAACAAGTAAAATCGACTAA